In Rahnella aquatilis CIP 78.65 = ATCC 33071, one DNA window encodes the following:
- the viaA gene encoding ATPase RavA stimulator ViaA, with amino-acid sequence MFSLESLDLLLAISEAELIEELIVGLLAAPALTVFFEKFPRLRRALTKDLPEWKLRLRQRIHETPVPHELAKEFYLFQHCQQLDATTFQSGLASLIDELVQLSSPFATEARTLQENNETSRTAKTGNSFHTLFLQRWRLNLTFQTVNVHHQLLEQEQEQLQEELLQRLQLSSELSPLLAENDTAAGRLWDMSKGKRLRGDIQSLARFGAFLQQQPELMHLAEQLGRSQTVKTSPHEDAKMETHRLMVREPATVPEEVNGIHQSDDILRLMPTELVTLGLPELEYEFYRRLLEKRLMTYRLQGDVWREKVVKRPVVYQQQEPQPRGPFVVCVDTSGSMGGFNEQCAKAFCLALLKIALADNRRCYIMLFASEVIHYELTSNGGLDQALRFLGQHFRGGTDLAACLNATLDKLASPQWEDADAVVISDFIAQRLPDEVQKKVRVLQREKHHRFHALAMSHYGKPGILRIFDHIWRFDTGVKSRVQRRWQRN; translated from the coding sequence ATGTTCAGTCTGGAGTCCCTGGACCTTCTGCTGGCCATCAGTGAAGCCGAATTGATTGAAGAACTGATCGTTGGCTTGCTGGCAGCGCCTGCACTGACGGTTTTCTTCGAGAAATTTCCACGTCTCAGGCGTGCACTGACCAAAGATCTCCCCGAATGGAAATTGCGCCTGCGCCAGAGGATCCACGAAACACCTGTTCCTCATGAGCTGGCGAAAGAGTTCTATCTTTTTCAGCATTGCCAGCAGCTCGACGCCACGACTTTTCAGTCCGGGCTGGCTTCTCTTATCGATGAACTGGTGCAACTCAGCTCCCCTTTTGCCACTGAAGCCCGCACCCTGCAGGAAAATAATGAAACCTCGCGTACAGCGAAAACCGGCAACAGCTTTCATACCTTATTTCTCCAGCGCTGGCGCCTGAACCTGACCTTCCAGACGGTGAACGTTCATCATCAGTTACTCGAACAGGAACAGGAGCAGTTGCAGGAAGAATTACTGCAACGCCTGCAACTCAGCAGCGAGTTGTCTCCTTTATTAGCCGAGAACGACACAGCCGCCGGGCGTTTATGGGATATGAGTAAAGGGAAGCGTCTGCGGGGTGATATTCAGTCGCTGGCGCGGTTTGGCGCATTCCTTCAGCAGCAGCCTGAACTGATGCATCTGGCCGAACAACTGGGCCGCAGCCAGACGGTTAAAACCAGTCCGCATGAAGATGCAAAAATGGAAACGCACCGGCTGATGGTGCGCGAACCCGCGACAGTGCCGGAAGAAGTGAACGGCATTCATCAGAGCGATGATATTTTGCGCCTGATGCCAACGGAGCTGGTGACGCTGGGACTGCCTGAGCTTGAATACGAATTTTACCGCCGCTTGCTGGAAAAGCGTCTGATGACATATCGCCTGCAAGGGGACGTCTGGCGCGAGAAAGTGGTCAAACGTCCGGTGGTCTATCAGCAACAGGAACCGCAACCGCGCGGGCCTTTTGTCGTCTGCGTCGATACGTCCGGTTCAATGGGTGGCTTTAACGAACAGTGCGCCAAAGCATTCTGCCTGGCATTACTGAAGATCGCACTGGCGGATAACCGCCGATGTTACATCATGTTGTTCGCCAGTGAAGTGATCCATTATGAGCTGACCTCAAATGGCGGCCTCGATCAGGCGCTGCGCTTTCTGGGGCAACATTTTCGCGGCGGTACCGATCTGGCAGCCTGTCTGAATGCCACACTGGATAAACTCGCTTCTCCGCAGTGGGAGGATGCTGATGCTGTGGTGATCTCGGACTTTATCGCCCAACGGCTGCCAGATGAAGTACAAAAGAAAGTCAGGGTGCTGCAACGGGAAAAACATCACCGCTTTCATGCCCTGGCAATGTCACACTATGGCAAGCCCGGCATTCTGCGTATCTTCGATCACATCTGGCGCTTTGACACCGGGGTCAAAAGCCGCGTACAGCGACGCTGGCAGAGAAATTAA
- the asnC gene encoding transcriptional regulator AsnC: protein MTEIYQLDELDRGILNALMDNARTPYAELAKVFTVSPGTIHVRVEKMKQAGIITGAHITVNPKQLGYDVCCFIGIILKSAKDYPSALKKLESIEEVVEAYYTTGHYSIFIKIMCRSIDSLQHVLINKIQTIDEIQSTETLISLQNPITRTIQP, encoded by the coding sequence ATGACTGAAATTTATCAGCTCGATGAGCTGGATCGCGGGATCCTCAACGCCCTGATGGATAACGCCCGTACACCTTATGCCGAACTGGCAAAAGTATTCACCGTCAGCCCGGGGACGATCCACGTCCGCGTCGAGAAAATGAAACAGGCGGGCATCATTACCGGCGCGCATATCACCGTCAATCCTAAACAACTGGGTTATGACGTATGCTGTTTTATTGGCATCATTTTAAAAAGTGCCAAAGACTATCCGTCGGCCCTGAAAAAGCTCGAGAGTATAGAAGAAGTGGTTGAAGCCTATTACACCACCGGGCATTACAGTATTTTTATTAAGATCATGTGCCGCTCAATTGATTCCCTTCAGCACGTACTTATCAACAAGATCCAGACGATTGATGAGATCCAGTCAACCGAGACCTTGATCTCCCTGCAGAACCCCATTACACGCACCATCCAGCCCTGA
- the mioC gene encoding FMN-binding protein MioC — protein sequence MSDITLISGSTLGSAEYVAEHVAEKLEEAGFSTQLFHGPELYEVPQEGIWLVVCSTHGAGELPDNLQPFMEQLEDQQPDLSKVRFGALGLGSSEYDTFCGAISSLDKKLTSLGAKRIGDRLEIDVTQYEIPEDPAEVWVINWINLIK from the coding sequence ATGTCTGACATTACCCTGATTAGTGGCAGTACGCTTGGCAGCGCCGAATATGTCGCGGAACACGTGGCAGAGAAACTGGAAGAAGCCGGTTTTTCCACTCAGTTGTTTCATGGCCCGGAGCTGTATGAAGTCCCGCAGGAAGGGATCTGGCTGGTTGTGTGTTCAACCCACGGTGCAGGTGAACTGCCCGATAATCTGCAACCTTTTATGGAGCAGCTGGAAGATCAGCAACCGGATCTGTCTAAAGTTCGCTTTGGTGCCTTAGGTTTAGGCAGCAGTGAATATGACACTTTCTGTGGCGCGATCAGTTCTCTGGATAAGAAACTGACGTCACTCGGGGCAAAAAGGATCGGTGATCGTCTTGAGATCGACGTGACCCAATACGAAATTCCTGAAGATCCCGCAGAGGTTTGGGTGATCAACTGGATTAATTTGATCAAATAA